GGTATTACCTTTGGTCGCCTTGATCTCAGAATTATCGATCGTAAGTGTAACCATGTGGTCTACGCCCCTTTTGTCACTTTTTTCTGTATCTATTTACACCCTAAATGCTGCAATTAGCGAGTTTGCCCAAGATACGAGGAGCGAGGGGCAAAGACGTACTCAGGTACTTCGAGCCCCGAGCGACAAAGTAGATTGGGCAAAATCGCCAATCCCGAAGGGCGGCAAAAGGAGGCAAAAACACAAAATATGGATTCACCCAAAAAATAAATTTAGTGAAGAGCCAGATGTTAGCTAACACTCTATAAAATCGTAAATAAATCATTTTTGCTCCCTTTTGCCGTGCAGGATTTAGGTTACAGAAAAATCACTATACTAGAGTTCAAGCCATGACTCGGAAAATACTGTCTTACCCATGAGTACACGAGTTGTCTTGTAGTATTCGAGCTCTTTTGGCGAAAGATCATCAGGATTTGGTTCATTGCCGTCCATGATATCATGGACGAGTTTTACGAGTTCCGGCCTCTGGCCGTGTGCGAGCTCCACAAGCTCCTGATCATAAGTATCGACAATGGCAGACCAGATACCATACTTCATAAGCATGGCGAGATAGGCACGGTTTAGATATGGCCTCTTTTCATGGGAGACACCGTTTGAGACATTTGAAAGGCCAACTGTAGATTTTGCTCCTGGAGCGATTTCCGGAAGCATTGCCATAAACTCAAGCCCACTCATCACCTGATCTGAGCCAAGGGTTATTGGAGTAGCAATAGGGTCGATTAATATCTTTTCATTAGGAATACCTGCCTCGTTCATTGCCATAACCAGATCAACAGTCATGGCAGCACGCTCATTGGCGTCCCTTGGCATTCCATCAACGCCCCAGAGTAGGCCTACTACATAACAGCCAGCCTCTGCAGCCACTGGAATGAGCTTTTTCATTCTTTCGGGCTGCAGCGATATGGAATTCATGAGGTGTATCTCTGGGTTTTTGGCTGCCTTGATCCCTGCTATGAGGGCATCTGCATTAGTGGTATCCAGTGAAAGGGGGCAATCCGTAACGTTTTCTACCACCTTAACGATCCATGGCATGAGGTCTGTCCCGTCTTTTCTTGCAGGACCAATGTTCAAGTCCAAAAAGTCCGCTCCGTCCCTGACCTCTTCGTTGGCCATTACCTCGATTGGGACAGGGTTCCTTTCCTTCATAGCGGCCCCTGTCCGCTTACCCATTATATTGATGCTCTCTGCTATACACTGGACGTACATTACGCTCTTTCCTCCTCGTAAAGTTCCAACTTGCATATAATTAAGAGGCCTTCCAGTCCCTCAAGAATGCGGGTAAATGGCTTGCTTCCCTCGGACCAACTGTAATAGTCCAGCCTGGAAGTTCGTCTTCCAGTTCACCCTTCATGCCTGCGAGGTAGCCTGGAATAATGAGGTTTCTGTGTTTTACCTTGTCTTCAATCCCGCTCTTCTTGACAAAGGAGCCGATGAGATCCGCACTAAATTTTCCTGCTGCCCATGCAGTCAAGACTGAAAGCCCTTCAGTATCTTTAATGAGGAGCCATGATGGCACCTTGCTACCTTCAACCTCCCCTGAGACAATGAAGTAAGTGAGAGAAAAGTTACAGGTAATGAGGACAGGAGAATTTTCATCTGGACCATTTATTGGATAGATGTCTTCTTGAACCACCATGGGCCTCTGTGGGTCAGTGAAGATATTAAGCCTTTCAAGGAGGAGCGGAAATAGCGTATCTCCTCTGAGATCAGAAAGTACTGTTATGCCTGCGTACTTACATACGAGTACCGATGTAATCATTGCCTCTACCAGAGGATCATCTGCCATCTCGCAGGGCAAGGTAATAGATGGGAATCCAAGGGGCTTATACTTATGATTGATGGCTGCCCGCCTCATGACTACCTGGTCTTCCAATGCTCCCTTGAGTGTCCTTGCCCCAGTATCTAAAACGAGGTCCTTGAGGCCCTTTTCCTGAAGGGTTTCTGAGAGTTTTGCAGTCTCTCCAATAGTCTCACCCTTTACTGCAAGTGGACAGCCGGTCTCTTTTGCGATCTCAGCCATTTGCTCGAGATTGTCCTTGGTGGCTGCATACAGAAGTGGCTTGTGTTCCCCAAGGATCTCTGCTCCTTCTTTCAATGCCCCTGGATCTTCACTCATAAGGATAAGTGGGGCTGTCGACGCTTCTTCCCTCACTTTCTTAATGAGTCCAATAAAGGCGTCTTTGTTTCCGGCATCCTTGATGGCTATGAGATCTGCCTTAAGAGTCAGCCCAACACGTTCATACTTGAGGCTATTAAAACTGGATATTTTTGCGTTGACCTCTTCGTCACTCATGTCTGATGACACAAGGACTGCAAAACCTGTTGGATTTTCAAAACGTTTCTCATGCCTGAAAAGGCAGGTCTCACCACCAAATTTGAAGGTATTGTCTCCTGAACCAATGGTAATGGTCCTTATAGGAGGGGCGGATGCCTCACCCACCTTTTCCTTAACCTCATCTGAAACATAAGGACACTTTCCAATGTCCTCTTGGCCTGCTGCAACCTTCATGGCAAATGCAAGGCATGTTGGCACATCGCACTCGCCACAGTTCTTCTTTGGAAGCATCTTCAGGATCTCTATCCCAGTAAGAGCCATATTACTATCCTCTCTTCCCGTTAATATTCATAAAAATCCATTAACTTATACAGCGCTATCCATCTTAAGTGCTGGATGCCCCTTCTCCTGTAGGAACTTGAGGACCTCATCCTCAGTTGTTCCCACCTCTTCATCTGCAATCATGTCCAGAAGATCTGGCACACCTTCTTCCTCTGCCCTCTGCTGGAGCCTGTCTCTCAATTCCTCTTTTAGCATCTTTGGCATCCATACAACGCGCTTTAATCCACCTTCAGCCTTCATGAATTTCCTACTACAAATGTAGTGCTTTGAGACACCTAGGAATCCGGGTGTAACCTGTCCACCTCCAACCATACCTGCAAGAGTGGAGAACTTCATTCCACTGGGGGTCATGCCAAGGTAATCTCTGTTTACGATCATGATACCATTGCACATTGGAAGCATGGTAGCAATACACTCAAAGCATCCACAAGCTGTCATGGGATCCACCATGAGACTGTAGGCGCTTACCCTTTCCACCTTTCCACGGGATGCCTGTTTTACGAATTCATTCACTCCAGTCCACTGACCAAGGTTTTCATCAATACATTCACCCTTTTGAATAGGCTGGTTTGGACCGGTTGGATTTATCTCATAGGAGGCCTTTCCATCGAGCCAGTTGTATGCGCCACACATACCCACTCTCTCTGGAGTAATGACACAGACGTGTGTTGGCGCAAAGGACTGGCAGAGCGTACAAGAATAGAATACGTCCTCAGACTCGTCTGTCATAGAGCCAAGACGCTCGTCCCTTGCTGCATACACCTGTTTTGCAAGCTCTAGGATCTCCTTGACCTTCTCTTCCTCTGTAAAAATCTTTACCTGGACCTTGTCTAGTATTGCACCAAAATCTTGATGTAACTTTGCATGGAGGATCTTTCCTATGTGCTCGAACTTGAATCCCTTTTCTATGGCACTCTTTCCAACCCTCAGCCACATGATGTTCCTTTGCCCTATGTGCATTATTCCCTGGGCATAGTTAATCAGGTGATGGAACTGGCGTTCAAGGATTGGCTCAAAGTCGGATTGCATCTGACGTCCTGCCACCTCTACCAATATTGCAAATGGAAGCTTTGCGCCTGGCTCGACGTCTGTCATCTCAGGCCCTTCCACTGTCACCAGGCCGTCCTGTACCTCGTCCATCTCTCTAGAAATGAGGAGTTCTACACCGATGGTCCTTCCTCCACCACATTCCAGATATAGATCGTCCTTTCTAACTCTCTCACCCTCGAAGGCAGGACCATAGGCAACAGGTACATCCACTTTGCTCACTGTTACCTTGAGTCCCCTCACCTCAATGGCCTTCTGAACGATCTCCTCATGTGGGACCTTGCTCACAACGTGCTCATATGTACAGATACCAGTTGGGAGTATCTCAGGAATGTCCCAATCAGATATGGTGGGGAAGCCCCAGTTTATGGCACCTGCAGCATTTGCATACCACTCATCGGATACAGGGCCAAAGGCCATTACAAATGCAAATGTCCTGTCTTTGTTATAGATAAGATTACCCTTATAGTCGCCTGGTTTTATGCCTCCAAAGGCAAGGGCGACCCTACATGCAAAGCCAAGGGCAAAAACGGCTGAAGTATAGGTTGGTCCAAAGGGGACAAGACGTGTAGACCATCCCATCTGGACGTTTTGCTTTTTCAACTGGTCAGGCATGCTGACCCCATCTGTCTGATCATGCATAAATATGTAGAGATTCTTTTCCTGGAGTTCGAGGGCAATCTTTGCAGCCATCTCTGGATCTGGAGGGGTACCCAAAATCGCCGCAAATCCTGGTGCAGTTCCATCCACGAACTCTACGCCGCGCTTTCTGAAGATGATATCGTCTGCTGCGCCGAGCCAGATCTGGTCATCAGATGGAGGATCCTCTGTCTTGGTATAAAAATTGGGCTCATCAATATAGCGGATTGCTTCATACATCTCCTCTGCAAAGAGGGTAGCCATTCCAGCATCAAGGGCTGGGGCAAGGTATGGAAGCCACATTGAGTCACTTACCGGTGGAGGAAGGAGCTTTCTACACTCCTGAAAGATCTCCTTCATATCCCCGAGCTTTTGGACCTTGGCCCCAAGCATACTATATATAATTGGGAGGAAATAAGCAGTATTAGGAAACGAGACTTCTTGCTCAGGCCCATACTTTTTCAGGGCCTCCTCGTACTTTTCCTCGGCCATGTCCACAATCTTATGTGCTCCCCTTATTGCTGCTGAACAGATTATCTTAGACATAGGTCTATCTCACCTCTCTTTTATTTTAATTACATAAGTCCCTTTATCATTGCCTCTGTAAGGGCAACAGCTCTTGGATGGCGCATAATCATGAGCTCACCCCCTGCCAAAAGGAGGGAGGAAGCAGTTATCGCCTCTAGCAATATTGAGCGGACCTCTTGATCTCCTAGGAACTCATCAGATGGTAACTTCACTTCTTTTGCCTTCCACACCTCACGCCCAACATTACAAATAAAGGGCGCTTGGAGCTTTTCATCCTGCTGCATTAACGCTGCGAGCCTGATCCTCTCCATAACAGAGTAGGTATATTCGAGCCCGTAACCCACTGCACCTATGGAGGGGTCCATGAGGATGTGATCAAGGCCAATACCAAGGTTCTCTAGGAGGATATTCAACTGCTTTGCCAGGTTCACGTCTATGGGAGTAGATGCCACTACTGGCAGACCAAAGGCCATGGCCGTGGCGCCGAGGTTACGGTAGTTTGCGTCAGTAAGAGGGCCTATACACACCTTTTTGTCGCCTACTAGGGCGGTTACTTCGCGAAGTGTCTCTGTGTCCTTCTCTGCATTTCCACAACCCCAGAGGATCACGGGACAGTCCACTGCATCGATAACCTCTTTTGCCACCTTGGCTGCTTCACTGCTTGGTCTGTCCATTCCATTAGGATCTGTACTCACCAAGCTTAGACAGATGGCCTGAGCGTTATATTCAGAGACACACTTTTGTGCCCACTTTACTGGATCATCAAGGCAGTCTCCGTAGTATTTCTTGAGTGGCTCTGGCATCTCCTCTGGTGGGGAGTCCAACACATCAAATGCAATCCTAGGCGCATATGGCATGTCGCCCTCAAAGAGGTGAAATGGCAGAGCGCTTGCTCCTCCCACTGTAAGCGCCTTGTCGCCGTCTCCAAGAACCACCTCTTTAATAGCGCCAGTGGACTTTTCGAGGAAAAGATCCTCTGGAATATCTCCAATCCTATCTTTGAGGCTTGTGGTCTCTGCTTTAAAGGTAAACTCTCCAGAGACATCTAGTGCAGTTGCCTTGGGAGGCTCTGCCTTTTTCTCTGGCTGAGTCTCCTTTTTCTCCTCAACCTTTGGTTCCTCTGCGGTCGGCTTGACTTCTTCTACAACCTCCACGTCTGCAGGCTTCTCTTCTTCTTTGGCCTGCTCTTCTACCTTTTCTTCAGGAGCACATGCTTCATCCCTTGGTGCCTCATAGCTTGGAAACTCACCCTTTTGGGCTGCTTCTAGGCCTTTTTTCGCCTTCTCATTGTCTGGATCCAGCTTCAAGGCCTCTTCGAAATATTTAATTGCCTCATCCTGGGCCTTTTCATAGAGGGCGCAGTTACCCGTGGCCACAAGGCGAATCACATACTTTCTCTGCCATTCTTCCTGGGTAAGTCCTTCAGGACATGGTGGAAGTCCCTCTGTTGAGGCCGGGGCAACTGATTCGGCCTTTTTCAAGGCCTCTTCTGCCTCTTTAAGGCCGGCCTTGGCCTTTTCATCGTCAGGATCGATTGATAAGGCCTTTTTAAAGGCTTCTACAGCCTCATTGGCCTTACCCTGGTGTAAGAGGACATTGGCCTTGGCTACGAGGTTAACCACCTCTTTGTCGCGTTTGGGTTCTTCCTCTACCCTTTCCTCTACTGCCTTTTCCTCTACTTTTTCCTCAATTACCTCTGGAGCACTGACCTCGGGCTGTGGTGTTGCGGCAGGAGGTACTTTTGCCTGCACTACCTCAGTCACACCCTCACCCTTTAATACAAACTCTGCCTCAATAAATCTCTTCAGTGCTTCATAGGCCTCATCTTCCAGGCCAAGTACCTTCTTAAGTGCCTCGAGCCCAAGCTCCATAGAACGAAGGGCGTAATCAAGTTGCTTCTTAGACACAATATCTTCCTCCAATCCAATAGTTTGGTCACCCTCTTCGATTTGGATGGTCCTTGCACCCATTTCATGGGCCTTTTCGAGTCTTGCCTTCTCTTCTTTAAGTGCTGAGAGAAGTTCTTGAATCTTTTTCTCCTTTTCCTGAAGGATCCTTTCCTTCTCATCTATCTGGGAGCGAAGCTCCAAGATCTCTTTGGCTCCCCTTTCCTTCTCCTTTGCAACAAGTTCTCTTGAGGCCTCTGCTTCTTTCTTATATTGGTCGACCTTTTCCAAAAGGCGTGCCTCTGCCTCTTCTCTCGCCTTACGAACTGCCTCGTCAATTGCATCCATGCCCATTAGCACTGGCTCTAGTCTGGCCTCTGGCCTGGGCAATAGTCCT
The Dissulfuribacter thermophilus genome window above contains:
- the acsB gene encoding acetyl-CoA decarbonylase/synthase complex subunit alpha/beta, whose product is MSKIICSAAIRGAHKIVDMAEEKYEEALKKYGPEQEVSFPNTAYFLPIIYSMLGAKVQKLGDMKEIFQECRKLLPPPVSDSMWLPYLAPALDAGMATLFAEEMYEAIRYIDEPNFYTKTEDPPSDDQIWLGAADDIIFRKRGVEFVDGTAPGFAAILGTPPDPEMAAKIALELQEKNLYIFMHDQTDGVSMPDQLKKQNVQMGWSTRLVPFGPTYTSAVFALGFACRVALAFGGIKPGDYKGNLIYNKDRTFAFVMAFGPVSDEWYANAAGAINWGFPTISDWDIPEILPTGICTYEHVVSKVPHEEIVQKAIEVRGLKVTVSKVDVPVAYGPAFEGERVRKDDLYLECGGGRTIGVELLISREMDEVQDGLVTVEGPEMTDVEPGAKLPFAILVEVAGRQMQSDFEPILERQFHHLINYAQGIMHIGQRNIMWLRVGKSAIEKGFKFEHIGKILHAKLHQDFGAILDKVQVKIFTEEEKVKEILELAKQVYAARDERLGSMTDESEDVFYSCTLCQSFAPTHVCVITPERVGMCGAYNWLDGKASYEINPTGPNQPIQKGECIDENLGQWTGVNEFVKQASRGKVERVSAYSLMVDPMTACGCFECIATMLPMCNGIMIVNRDYLGMTPSGMKFSTLAGMVGGGQVTPGFLGVSKHYICSRKFMKAEGGLKRVVWMPKMLKEELRDRLQQRAEEEGVPDLLDMIADEEVGTTEDEVLKFLQEKGHPALKMDSAV
- a CDS encoding acetyl-CoA decarbonylase/synthase complex subunit delta; protein product: MIAGSNLETVLKSGQFAVTGELGPPKSGNREVVRKKAKILKGFVDAVNITDCQTAIVRMSSLTAGLIALSEGVEPVMQMTCRDRNRIGMQADILGAHALGIRNLLCLTGDHQKFGNHPQSKGVFDMDSIQLLQMVKAMRDEKRFQCGEEIKGGEPRLFLGAAANPFADPFEYRPIRLKKKVDAGANFVQTQIIYNVDKFKEFMKRVEDLGLTERVYILAGVTPPKSLGMARYMKNFVPGLEVTDDVIKRLKDAKDVREEGIEIAVDIINQVKEIPGVAGVHVMAIEWEEAVPEIVKRSGLLPRPEARLEPVLMGMDAIDEAVRKAREEAEARLLEKVDQYKKEAEASRELVAKEKERGAKEILELRSQIDEKERILQEKEKKIQELLSALKEEKARLEKAHEMGARTIQIEEGDQTIGLEEDIVSKKQLDYALRSMELGLEALKKVLGLEDEAYEALKRFIEAEFVLKGEGVTEVVQAKVPPAATPQPEVSAPEVIEEKVEEKAVEERVEEEPKRDKEVVNLVAKANVLLHQGKANEAVEAFKKALSIDPDDEKAKAGLKEAEEALKKAESVAPASTEGLPPCPEGLTQEEWQRKYVIRLVATGNCALYEKAQDEAIKYFEEALKLDPDNEKAKKGLEAAQKGEFPSYEAPRDEACAPEEKVEEQAKEEEKPADVEVVEEVKPTAEEPKVEEKKETQPEKKAEPPKATALDVSGEFTFKAETTSLKDRIGDIPEDLFLEKSTGAIKEVVLGDGDKALTVGGASALPFHLFEGDMPYAPRIAFDVLDSPPEEMPEPLKKYYGDCLDDPVKWAQKCVSEYNAQAICLSLVSTDPNGMDRPSSEAAKVAKEVIDAVDCPVILWGCGNAEKDTETLREVTALVGDKKVCIGPLTDANYRNLGATAMAFGLPVVASTPIDVNLAKQLNILLENLGIGLDHILMDPSIGAVGYGLEYTYSVMERIRLAALMQQDEKLQAPFICNVGREVWKAKEVKLPSDEFLGDQEVRSILLEAITASSLLLAGGELMIMRHPRAVALTEAMIKGLM
- the acsC gene encoding acetyl-CoA decarbonylase/synthase complex subunit gamma, coding for MALTGIEILKMLPKKNCGECDVPTCLAFAMKVAAGQEDIGKCPYVSDEVKEKVGEASAPPIRTITIGSGDNTFKFGGETCLFRHEKRFENPTGFAVLVSSDMSDEEVNAKISSFNSLKYERVGLTLKADLIAIKDAGNKDAFIGLIKKVREEASTAPLILMSEDPGALKEGAEILGEHKPLLYAATKDNLEQMAEIAKETGCPLAVKGETIGETAKLSETLQEKGLKDLVLDTGARTLKGALEDQVVMRRAAINHKYKPLGFPSITLPCEMADDPLVEAMITSVLVCKYAGITVLSDLRGDTLFPLLLERLNIFTDPQRPMVVQEDIYPINGPDENSPVLITCNFSLTYFIVSGEVEGSKVPSWLLIKDTEGLSVLTAWAAGKFSADLIGSFVKKSGIEDKVKHRNLIIPGYLAGMKGELEDELPGWTITVGPREASHLPAFLRDWKAS
- a CDS encoding dihydropteroate synthase; this encodes MYVQCIAESINIMGKRTGAAMKERNPVPIEVMANEEVRDGADFLDLNIGPARKDGTDLMPWIVKVVENVTDCPLSLDTTNADALIAGIKAAKNPEIHLMNSISLQPERMKKLIPVAAEAGCYVVGLLWGVDGMPRDANERAAMTVDLVMAMNEAGIPNEKILIDPIATPITLGSDQVMSGLEFMAMLPEIAPGAKSTVGLSNVSNGVSHEKRPYLNRAYLAMLMKYGIWSAIVDTYDQELVELAHGQRPELVKLVHDIMDGNEPNPDDLSPKELEYYKTTRVLMGKTVFSESWLEL